In the genome of Tautonia marina, one region contains:
- a CDS encoding ATP-binding protein, translated as MIARNPILDALSDAIIVIDQNERIVLANRIAEETSGRPQGSLTGMLLSDLLSRSDERQDHRSLQSSERNQSPRFQGTLSRPDGSRVQIDCLFGSTFREADEDLTVVTLRPSVKGSQGQGRSALLDYLRMTTRLTDRLGSRPSLELVLGTAIETLIQDFGAAIARVWLVDPVSQQYRLAASGVAGQSITIDAESASDEGELPPEVVEVARSGMHFLVENLQSDHRFDREWITRHRLGSLIALPLSVAGERHGILSAAMRSEPSDECLDALLGFASIISASLNDVQLLYGELSARVDAEAEHRRFQSIVDLIPIGVVLVTGPNPRVTLINPACREMLGRDHLAPMSLQQFSRLFPVRALDGSPIAEFNRPLWRSFFRAEEVRETIRYVRPDGVERIFEVIAHPFPTVDGGAIATYHDITERSELQSDLSMRAAQLKALLDHLPVGVAYFDLDCQCRACNGPAWRILGRSRSQIIGATAAELFADSPDLLSAVRRCVADLEPHVQINAPWTEATGGDSIRYLEWRFEPLLTSNREPIGALALIGDVTARKRTADAMQKAKDDAERSARNKSRFLSAISHDLRTPVNALNLLAETIGRRLGELPRDDELTRLSSYLKRASGNLAELVSDLLDLTCFDSGVINQHQVEFPIEDWLDSTLGPMRLAAQEKKLTFTWEFEGTHHWIRADRVKLGRVLSNLVGNAIKFTESGFIRVRITLPTDGRLQFCVEDSGPGIPATQLGQIFDEFAQLRNPERDRTKGTGLGLAICRRLVEAVGGRMEVSSTSGTGSCFIAVFPVTPLPCPPGTYSSSIQHSSEGTTLGDRPRVLLVEDDETTRLPMSHLLELSGFDVQTACDGPEALEWLAQERPTLVLLDLMMPRMDGIEVLRRIRGDNQLADLPVLILSGDVLDERIQQLRSLGVSGTLSKPIDFDRLLTVLEELLIQSA; from the coding sequence GTGATCGCTCGAAACCCGATTCTCGACGCATTAAGCGACGCGATCATCGTGATCGATCAGAACGAGCGGATCGTTCTGGCAAACCGGATCGCTGAGGAAACCTCCGGACGCCCTCAGGGATCGCTGACGGGGATGCTTCTGAGCGATCTTCTCAGCCGCTCGGATGAGCGCCAGGATCACCGATCCCTTCAGTCTTCGGAGAGGAACCAGTCCCCGAGATTCCAGGGAACGCTCTCTCGTCCTGATGGGTCGAGGGTACAAATCGACTGTCTCTTCGGCTCGACGTTTCGAGAGGCCGATGAAGACCTCACCGTTGTAACCCTCCGCCCTTCGGTCAAAGGGTCTCAGGGACAGGGACGCTCTGCCCTTCTTGATTACCTAAGGATGACCACCCGCCTCACCGATCGGCTCGGCTCTCGACCGAGTCTTGAACTCGTCCTCGGAACTGCCATCGAAACCTTGATTCAAGATTTTGGTGCGGCGATCGCACGTGTTTGGCTGGTGGATCCGGTCTCACAGCAATACCGCCTCGCCGCGTCGGGAGTCGCCGGTCAATCCATCACCATTGACGCTGAGTCTGCTAGCGATGAGGGTGAGCTTCCTCCTGAAGTCGTCGAGGTGGCACGCAGCGGGATGCATTTCCTCGTCGAAAACCTCCAGTCCGATCATCGCTTCGATCGCGAATGGATCACTCGCCATCGACTCGGATCACTGATCGCCCTCCCACTGAGTGTTGCGGGAGAACGGCACGGGATTCTATCCGCCGCGATGCGATCGGAACCGAGTGACGAATGCCTCGATGCGTTGCTCGGTTTTGCATCGATTATCTCTGCTTCTCTCAATGATGTTCAACTGCTCTATGGTGAACTTTCTGCACGCGTCGATGCTGAAGCTGAGCATCGGAGGTTTCAATCCATTGTCGATTTGATCCCGATCGGGGTGGTCCTCGTGACCGGCCCCAATCCCCGAGTAACCTTGATCAACCCCGCATGTCGAGAGATGCTCGGCCGAGACCATCTCGCCCCGATGTCCCTGCAGCAGTTTTCCAGGCTCTTCCCAGTTCGGGCACTCGACGGCTCACCCATTGCAGAATTCAATCGCCCCCTCTGGCGATCCTTTTTCCGCGCCGAGGAAGTCAGAGAGACGATCCGTTACGTTCGGCCTGACGGGGTAGAGCGAATTTTTGAGGTCATTGCCCATCCATTTCCCACCGTTGATGGAGGTGCAATCGCAACTTACCACGACATCACCGAACGAAGTGAGTTGCAATCCGATCTTTCAATGCGGGCCGCTCAGCTCAAAGCCCTGCTGGATCACTTACCCGTGGGGGTCGCCTACTTCGATCTCGATTGTCAGTGTCGTGCTTGCAATGGTCCCGCCTGGCGAATTCTTGGCCGTTCACGGTCTCAGATTATTGGCGCAACGGCCGCAGAACTATTCGCGGATTCTCCGGACTTATTGTCGGCAGTGCGACGTTGTGTGGCCGATTTGGAGCCCCATGTTCAAATCAATGCCCCCTGGACGGAAGCGACCGGCGGCGATTCGATTCGTTATCTCGAATGGCGCTTCGAGCCCCTCTTGACCTCGAACCGAGAGCCGATCGGGGCCCTTGCCCTGATCGGGGATGTCACGGCCCGAAAGCGGACTGCCGACGCAATGCAGAAGGCCAAGGACGATGCCGAACGATCTGCCCGGAATAAGTCTCGCTTCCTGTCGGCCATCAGCCACGATCTGAGAACGCCAGTCAATGCGCTCAACTTGCTCGCCGAAACCATCGGTCGGCGTCTCGGGGAACTTCCCCGGGACGATGAGTTGACCCGGCTCTCCAGCTACCTGAAACGGGCCTCTGGGAACCTTGCCGAACTGGTGAGCGACCTGCTCGATTTGACTTGTTTTGATTCCGGAGTTATCAATCAACATCAAGTCGAGTTTCCGATTGAGGACTGGCTTGATTCCACCCTCGGACCTATGCGTCTGGCCGCCCAGGAGAAGAAACTCACGTTCACCTGGGAATTCGAAGGGACACATCACTGGATTCGCGCAGACCGTGTCAAGCTGGGTAGGGTCCTCTCAAACCTTGTCGGAAACGCGATCAAATTTACGGAATCGGGTTTTATCCGGGTGAGAATTACCTTACCGACTGATGGTCGCCTCCAATTCTGCGTCGAGGACTCGGGGCCCGGTATCCCAGCGACTCAACTTGGGCAAATCTTTGACGAGTTCGCCCAGCTCCGTAATCCCGAACGAGATCGCACGAAGGGAACCGGGCTAGGACTGGCAATCTGCCGACGCCTTGTGGAAGCCGTCGGTGGCCGAATGGAGGTCTCAAGTACCTCCGGAACAGGTAGTTGCTTCATCGCGGTTTTTCCGGTCACCCCCTTGCCGTGCCCTCCTGGAACGTACTCCTCCTCCATCCAGCATTCGTCCGAAGGGACGACTCTGGGTGACCGACCTCGCGTCCTTCTTGTTGAAGACGACGAGACAACGCGCCTACCAATGAGCCATCTGCTCGAACTCTCCGGCTTTGATGTCCAAACCGCCTGCGATGGACCAGAGGCCCTTGAATGGCTTGCTCAAGAACGTCCCACCTTGGTCCTTCTCGATCTGATGATGCCACGAATGGACGGCATCGAGGTACTCCGCCGGATTCGAGGTGATAATCAGCTCGCCGATTTGCCTGTTCTTATTCTTTCTGGGGATGTCCTTGATGAACGAATCCAGCAACTAAGATCGCTCGGCGTGAGTGGCACCCTCTCCAAGCCAATCGACTTCGACCGACTCCTTACCGTACTTGAGGAACTCCTGATCCAATCGGCTTGA
- a CDS encoding cytochrome C oxidase subunit IV family protein yields the protein MSQHVISLRTNFVIFAILMALMVLTVVVALVFELGVFEIPIALTIATIKAVLIMLYFMHLRFSSRLTWLFAGSGTFWLLILIAFSLSDFLSRGWISPILHQGESREAASAYFGGLPDPDTALMNIAHDESGAHHTGASH from the coding sequence ATGAGCCAGCACGTTATCTCACTCCGAACCAATTTTGTCATCTTCGCGATCCTGATGGCCTTGATGGTTCTGACGGTCGTGGTTGCCCTGGTCTTTGAGCTCGGAGTTTTCGAAATTCCGATCGCCTTAACCATCGCGACGATCAAAGCTGTCCTGATCATGCTCTATTTCATGCATCTCAGGTTCAGCAGTCGTTTGACCTGGCTGTTTGCCGGTTCGGGAACGTTCTGGCTGTTGATTCTCATCGCTTTCTCTCTCTCGGATTTTCTGAGTCGGGGTTGGATTTCTCCGATTCTCCATCAAGGTGAGTCTCGTGAGGCGGCTTCGGCGTATTTCGGTGGGCTCCCTGATCCAGATACCGCGCTGATGAATATTGCACACGATGAGTCAGGAGCTCATCACACGGGAGCTTCACACTAA
- a CDS encoding cytochrome c oxidase subunit 3, whose product MSSPSATAHDNTYGQDDTYLYHHFEDLQQQHESSSLGMWAFLSTEVLFFGGVLGAFAVVQTLYGPAMKAASEHLDPILGAYNTAVLLVSSLAMALAVRASQLRQHRNTVLFLVATIVLGSVFLGVKAYEWIHDYHLELVPGINFNQDRYPGRQILFWSFYFTLTGIHALHMVIGIVIIAIMAVLVQRRWFTGGGATQIEMLGLYWHFVDIVWVFLYPILYLINR is encoded by the coding sequence TTGTCTAGCCCATCGGCGACCGCCCACGACAATACCTACGGTCAGGACGATACGTACCTGTACCACCACTTCGAGGATCTGCAACAGCAGCACGAGAGTTCCAGCCTCGGTATGTGGGCGTTTCTCTCGACTGAGGTTCTGTTTTTCGGGGGGGTCCTGGGCGCCTTTGCGGTGGTCCAGACCCTCTACGGACCTGCGATGAAGGCCGCGAGTGAGCATCTCGACCCCATCCTTGGGGCGTACAATACTGCGGTATTGCTCGTTTCCAGCTTGGCCATGGCATTGGCTGTTCGAGCATCTCAGCTCCGGCAACATCGGAACACAGTGCTGTTTCTGGTTGCCACAATCGTTCTTGGCTCGGTCTTTCTCGGAGTCAAGGCGTATGAGTGGATCCATGATTACCACCTCGAACTGGTTCCGGGTATCAATTTCAATCAGGACCGCTATCCAGGACGACAGATTCTCTTCTGGTCGTTCTACTTCACGCTCACGGGTATCCATGCGTTACACATGGTTATTGGGATCGTGATCATCGCCATCATGGCGGTCCTTGTGCAACGACGATGGTTTACTGGCGGCGGTGCTACCCAGATCGAGATGCTCGGCCTTTACTGGCACTTCGTTGACATCGTCTGGGTTTTCCTTTATCCAATCCTCTACTTGATTAACCGATGA
- the ctaD gene encoding cytochrome c oxidase subunit I, with product MGYLGADYTVKSWLLTTDHKRIGLLYMISITVFFLLGGAAATLLRLELMTPRGDVFGSPDDYNRSFTIHGVFMVFFFLIPGVPAVLGNFLLPLMIGARDLAFPRLNLMSWYIYMIGGLFTLYALVAGGVDTGWTFYTPYSTMFSNTQVIAAALGIFIVGFSSILTALNFIVTVHTMRAPGMTWLRLPLFIWAHYATSLIIVLGTPVLAITIILVAVERLFKVGIFDPAYGGDPLLFQHLFWFYSHPAVYIMILPSFGVISEIVTAFARKKIFGYSFMAGALLAIAVLGFLVWGHHMFVSSQSMYAGMIFSVLSFLVAVPSGIKVFNWTATLYKGSVSFKTPMLYALGFIGLFTIGGLTGLVLSTMATDVHVHDTYFVVAHFHYIMVGGMVMAYLGGLHFWWPKITGRMYSEFWGALSALTVFIGFNLTFFPQFLLGYIGMPRRYYEYPEEYQVLNVMSTAGASVLAVGYMMPLIYLLISLKVGKIAGPNPWAASGLEWETSSPPPTHNFLDTKIVTSGPYDYELQEFADQQREVQEQGIV from the coding sequence ATGGGCTATCTGGGAGCTGACTATACTGTCAAAAGTTGGCTCCTGACGACCGATCATAAGCGGATCGGTTTGCTCTACATGATTTCGATCACGGTTTTCTTCTTACTCGGTGGAGCGGCCGCTACGCTCCTGCGACTTGAATTGATGACGCCGCGCGGCGACGTCTTCGGTTCGCCGGACGACTACAACCGGTCGTTCACGATCCATGGCGTGTTCATGGTGTTTTTCTTCTTGATCCCTGGTGTTCCGGCGGTCCTTGGAAATTTTCTGCTTCCCTTGATGATTGGTGCCCGAGACCTGGCGTTCCCCCGGCTCAACCTCATGAGCTGGTATATTTACATGATCGGCGGGCTCTTCACCCTCTATGCTCTTGTTGCAGGTGGGGTGGATACCGGTTGGACGTTCTACACGCCCTACTCGACCATGTTTTCGAACACTCAAGTCATTGCCGCTGCGCTCGGGATCTTCATCGTTGGGTTCTCTTCCATCCTGACAGCCCTCAACTTTATCGTGACAGTCCACACGATGAGGGCTCCCGGGATGACTTGGTTGCGTTTGCCGTTATTTATCTGGGCGCATTACGCAACCAGCCTGATCATTGTCCTTGGAACACCGGTTCTCGCGATCACGATTATCCTGGTCGCCGTTGAGCGACTGTTCAAGGTTGGAATCTTTGATCCGGCCTACGGTGGTGATCCGCTTCTGTTCCAGCACCTCTTCTGGTTTTACAGCCATCCTGCGGTTTACATTATGATCTTGCCGAGCTTCGGCGTGATCAGTGAGATTGTTACCGCATTCGCTCGCAAGAAGATTTTCGGCTATTCCTTCATGGCGGGTGCCTTACTTGCGATCGCGGTTCTCGGCTTTCTGGTCTGGGGACATCATATGTTTGTCTCCAGTCAGTCGATGTACGCAGGCATGATCTTCTCGGTTTTGAGCTTCCTCGTGGCCGTGCCTTCGGGCATCAAGGTCTTCAACTGGACAGCGACCTTGTATAAAGGGTCGGTTTCGTTCAAGACCCCGATGCTCTACGCTCTTGGGTTCATCGGTTTGTTCACGATCGGAGGGCTGACCGGTTTGGTCCTTTCGACGATGGCGACCGATGTTCATGTCCACGACACGTATTTCGTCGTCGCTCACTTCCATTACATCATGGTCGGTGGGATGGTGATGGCCTACCTCGGGGGCCTTCACTTCTGGTGGCCCAAGATCACTGGCCGGATGTACTCGGAATTCTGGGGCGCACTTTCAGCCTTGACCGTTTTTATTGGCTTCAACCTAACATTTTTCCCGCAGTTCCTCCTGGGATATATCGGGATGCCTCGTCGATATTACGAGTACCCGGAGGAATATCAGGTCTTGAATGTTATGTCGACGGCTGGTGCCTCCGTTCTCGCCGTTGGATACATGATGCCTCTGATCTATTTGCTGATCTCCCTGAAGGTCGGTAAGATCGCAGGCCCTAATCCCTGGGCGGCATCCGGACTTGAATGGGAGACCTCGAGTCCTCCCCCTACCCACAATTTCCTTGATACCAAGATCGTGACCAGCGGTCCCTACGACTACGAGTTGCAGGAATTCGCTGACCAGCAACGCGAAGTGCAGGAGCAAGGCATTGTCTAG
- the coxB gene encoding cytochrome c oxidase subunit II: protein MWEFPLFPDSASTFAPKVDALYIGLMIVSAAFTFAFCFFVLFFAVKYRRGSKADRSNIRDSSPLAEAIYITVPTLIGIGLFIWGAVIYFELVSPPGDSIEIYVTGKQWMWKAQHPEGSSEINALHVPAGKPVRLIMTSEDVIHSYYIPDFRAKQDVLPGRYTSMWFHPTKVGRFRLFCTEYCGTEHSRMGGWVTVMEPADYEAWLEGSSETNGLAAEGEALFRQYHCSGCHGANSTVKAPPLEGVFGGPVPLLNDPKDPQSGSRIIVADERYVRDSILRPMEEVVSGYEPLMPSFAGQIPEEDLLKLVSYIKSIGRGRPNRTLTDRGMSEGEGASSNITDFMGGAAANGGTD from the coding sequence ATGTGGGAATTCCCACTCTTCCCCGACTCAGCCTCAACGTTCGCGCCGAAGGTCGATGCCCTTTACATTGGGCTCATGATCGTTAGCGCGGCGTTTACCTTCGCGTTTTGCTTTTTCGTCCTTTTCTTCGCCGTCAAATATCGGCGTGGTTCGAAAGCAGACCGATCCAACATTCGCGATTCGAGCCCACTGGCCGAAGCGATTTACATTACGGTCCCGACATTGATCGGAATCGGCCTCTTCATTTGGGGGGCCGTCATTTACTTCGAGCTGGTCAGTCCTCCTGGTGACTCGATCGAAATCTACGTCACTGGCAAGCAGTGGATGTGGAAGGCTCAGCACCCTGAAGGAAGCAGCGAGATCAATGCGTTGCACGTGCCGGCTGGAAAGCCGGTTCGGCTGATCATGACCTCTGAGGATGTGATTCACAGCTATTACATCCCGGATTTCCGAGCTAAGCAGGACGTGCTCCCCGGTCGTTACACGTCGATGTGGTTTCATCCCACGAAAGTCGGACGTTTTCGGTTGTTTTGCACGGAATATTGCGGAACTGAGCATTCTCGCATGGGTGGCTGGGTCACGGTGATGGAGCCCGCCGATTACGAGGCCTGGCTTGAAGGGAGTAGTGAGACAAACGGATTGGCCGCGGAAGGTGAGGCGTTGTTCCGCCAGTACCACTGCAGTGGTTGCCACGGGGCCAATTCGACCGTGAAAGCTCCTCCTCTGGAGGGAGTTTTTGGAGGGCCTGTTCCTCTGCTAAACGACCCGAAAGATCCACAGAGTGGCTCGAGGATTATCGTCGCGGATGAGCGATACGTTCGCGACTCGATCCTGCGCCCCATGGAGGAGGTAGTCTCCGGGTATGAACCCCTGATGCCCTCGTTTGCAGGCCAGATTCCAGAGGAAGACCTTTTGAAACTGGTTTCCTACATTAAATCGATTGGTCGAGGTCGTCCGAACCGGACTCTCACGGATCGTGGGATGTCTGAAGGTGAAGGAGCCTCGTCCAACATTACCGACTTCATGGGTGGGGCTGCGGCGAACGGAGGTACGGACTGA
- a CDS encoding SCO family protein, with translation MNFFLRSLRSCFSVLIMVMGLLTTSSSLAQPSPTRTEQPELTPQPGILSRVKFEQKPGSQVPLDLVFQNELGETVRLGDLMGDRPVILNLVYFDCPLLCNQVLDGLVRSLNVLNDYTVGQAFDVISVSINPADSSESALAKESAVMRAYHFSGDEARSGWHFLTTQDQETIDSLADSAGFSYTYNPQSKLYAHAAGLVFLTPEGRISRYVYGISYPARDLRLALTDASEGTIGGVVEQALLLCYVYDPESGSYSFAIMNVVRLLGMVTVLSLGSFMIAMFVRDRRRTSVSSASTIQTSNAHSDR, from the coding sequence ATGAATTTCTTCCTCCGTTCGTTACGATCGTGCTTCTCGGTGTTGATCATGGTGATGGGGTTGCTCACGACTTCATCATCGCTGGCTCAACCCTCGCCGACGCGAACGGAACAACCTGAACTGACACCTCAGCCAGGGATTCTTTCCAGAGTCAAATTCGAGCAGAAACCGGGTTCTCAGGTTCCCCTCGACCTCGTCTTTCAGAATGAGCTGGGCGAAACCGTTCGGCTCGGAGATCTGATGGGTGACCGGCCTGTGATTCTGAACCTTGTTTATTTCGATTGTCCCTTGCTGTGCAATCAGGTCCTCGACGGTCTGGTTCGCAGTCTCAATGTTCTGAACGATTACACCGTCGGTCAGGCCTTCGACGTGATCAGCGTGAGCATTAATCCCGCAGATTCTTCCGAGTCAGCGCTCGCAAAGGAATCGGCGGTGATGAGGGCGTATCATTTTTCTGGGGATGAGGCGAGAAGTGGTTGGCATTTTCTGACGACCCAGGATCAGGAGACGATCGATTCCCTCGCGGACTCTGCTGGTTTCTCGTACACCTACAATCCTCAGTCCAAGCTTTACGCTCATGCTGCCGGGCTGGTGTTTCTGACCCCGGAGGGTCGGATCTCTCGTTACGTCTACGGGATCAGCTATCCTGCTCGAGATCTCAGACTGGCTTTGACCGATGCTTCGGAGGGGACGATTGGCGGTGTCGTTGAGCAAGCATTACTGCTTTGCTATGTTTACGACCCGGAGAGCGGGTCGTACAGTTTTGCGATCATGAACGTTGTCCGACTTCTGGGCATGGTGACTGTGCTCAGCCTTGGTTCGTTCATGATTGCCATGTTTGTCAGGGACCGGCGGAGGACATCGGTTTCCTCCGCATCGACGATCCAAACATCGAACGCCCACTCGGACCGTTAA
- a CDS encoding c-type cytochrome: MNTTSRSSNRFSCHRKGAVLRVLVLGTLGFIGCRSEMYDQPRYDTYEPSAFFPDGFSARPLVAGTVARGWARSDEHLYYGQEDGQLATTFPFPVDEGVLERGRDQFTVFCSPCHGGVGDGQGMIVQRGMPKPPSLHEQRLREIPVGHLFDVISRGYGAMYSYAHRIKPQDRWAVVAYIKALQLSQNAPIDSLDEADRQRVEQSQEAAQ, encoded by the coding sequence ATGAACACAACTTCTCGATCGTCGAATCGCTTCTCGTGTCACCGTAAAGGCGCAGTCCTGAGGGTTCTGGTACTCGGAACACTCGGTTTCATCGGCTGCCGTTCCGAGATGTACGATCAGCCTCGGTATGATACCTACGAGCCCAGCGCCTTTTTCCCAGACGGTTTCTCAGCCCGTCCCCTTGTCGCAGGCACTGTTGCTCGTGGTTGGGCTCGATCGGATGAACATCTCTATTACGGTCAGGAAGATGGTCAACTCGCCACGACCTTTCCGTTCCCGGTTGACGAAGGCGTTCTCGAACGAGGTCGTGACCAGTTCACTGTCTTCTGTTCACCCTGTCATGGCGGCGTGGGTGACGGACAGGGAATGATCGTTCAACGAGGAATGCCAAAGCCCCCGAGCCTGCACGAACAACGCCTGCGAGAGATCCCGGTTGGTCATCTGTTCGACGTGATCAGCCGAGGTTACGGGGCGATGTATTCCTACGCACACCGCATCAAGCCTCAAGACCGCTGGGCAGTGGTTGCGTATATTAAGGCCCTTCAACTCAGTCAGAATGCTCCGATTGACAGCCTTGACGAGGCCGACCGGCAGCGGGTTGAGCAGTCCCAGGAGGCGGCCCAGTGA
- a CDS encoding DUF3341 domain-containing protein — protein MDVTHPDLYGYIAEFKSPTELVSAATKAREAGYRRMEAHSPFPVEGLAEAIGFRKNRIPAIVFTAGLLGGLGGFTMQYFASVIDYPLNIGGKPLNSWPAFIPVTFECTILAAAFAAVFGMLFLNGLPMPYHPVFSVEKFVRASHDRFFLFIRWDDDQFHEQETRSFLEGFSPESLSEVRP, from the coding sequence ATGGACGTGACGCACCCAGATCTCTACGGGTACATCGCTGAGTTCAAATCACCGACCGAACTGGTCAGTGCTGCGACCAAGGCGCGCGAAGCAGGGTATCGGCGGATGGAGGCCCATTCGCCGTTCCCGGTCGAAGGTCTTGCCGAGGCGATCGGATTCCGAAAAAACCGAATCCCTGCCATCGTCTTCACGGCAGGCCTGCTTGGTGGTCTCGGCGGATTTACCATGCAGTATTTCGCCTCTGTAATCGATTACCCCCTGAATATCGGGGGCAAACCGCTCAATAGCTGGCCGGCGTTCATCCCGGTGACCTTCGAATGCACGATTCTGGCCGCTGCCTTCGCGGCAGTTTTTGGCATGCTGTTCCTGAACGGTCTTCCGATGCCTTACCACCCGGTCTTCAGCGTGGAAAAATTCGTCCGTGCCTCGCACGATCGATTCTTCCTGTTCATTCGGTGGGACGACGACCAGTTCCATGAGCAGGAGACGCGGTCGTTCCTCGAGGGGTTCAGTCCCGAATCGCTCTCGGAGGTGCGACCATGA
- the nrfD gene encoding NrfD/PsrC family molybdoenzyme membrane anchor subunit: MASENDLTGRSGVEELPIIGPGHTYATVSDKLTAVVLLDRIRKSWVLGLAISFAFVMLFLMSVTVLFLKGTGIWGLNVPVMWGFAIVNFVWWIGIGHAGTLISAILLLLRQEWRTSINRFAEAMTLFAVACAGMFPILHLGRPWVFYWLMPYPNTMALWPQFRSPLVFDVFAVSTYATVSLLFWYVGLLPDLANLRDRAKNKFAQVIYGAMSMGWRGSARHWARYQTSYLLLAGLATPLVVSVHTIVSYDFAVSVVPGWHTTVFPPYFVAGAIFSGFAMVLTLAIPLRAVYDLKDFITDRHLENMAKVMLATGLIVAYGYLMEDFIAWYGENEYEFFMMLGPGRPFGPYWLFYWGLIACNIVIPQLLWFRFARRNVIVLWLISIVVNVGMWLERFIIVVTSLSQDFVPANWQQYTPTFWDWSLYLGTIGVFFCLLFLFIRVLPAIAISEMQELAYEVDHRKSLGNDGHGKGDSSHA; encoded by the coding sequence ATGGCAAGTGAGAACGATCTGACGGGGCGGTCCGGCGTGGAAGAACTGCCGATCATTGGCCCCGGGCACACGTACGCGACGGTCTCGGACAAACTCACCGCAGTTGTCCTTCTCGACCGGATTCGCAAGAGCTGGGTACTCGGCCTTGCGATCTCCTTCGCGTTCGTGATGCTGTTTTTGATGTCCGTAACCGTACTCTTTTTGAAGGGCACGGGCATCTGGGGCCTCAATGTCCCGGTGATGTGGGGCTTCGCAATTGTCAACTTCGTCTGGTGGATCGGTATCGGTCACGCCGGCACATTGATCTCGGCGATCTTGCTTCTGCTGCGGCAAGAGTGGAGAACATCGATCAATCGCTTCGCGGAAGCCATGACGCTTTTCGCGGTGGCCTGCGCCGGCATGTTCCCGATCCTCCACCTTGGCCGGCCGTGGGTGTTCTACTGGCTGATGCCTTATCCGAACACCATGGCCCTTTGGCCGCAGTTTCGAAGTCCTCTGGTCTTCGACGTCTTTGCGGTGTCGACCTACGCCACGGTTTCGCTGCTGTTCTGGTATGTCGGCTTACTTCCCGACCTGGCGAACCTTCGAGATCGTGCGAAGAACAAGTTTGCCCAGGTGATTTATGGGGCGATGTCGATGGGCTGGCGAGGCTCTGCCCGCCACTGGGCACGGTATCAAACGTCGTATTTGCTCCTCGCAGGTCTGGCCACTCCCCTGGTCGTCTCGGTGCATACGATCGTGTCCTACGACTTCGCCGTGAGCGTGGTCCCTGGCTGGCACACAACGGTCTTCCCGCCTTATTTCGTTGCGGGTGCGATCTTTTCGGGTTTCGCCATGGTGCTGACGTTGGCGATTCCCCTTCGAGCCGTTTACGACCTGAAGGACTTCATCACCGATCGTCACCTTGAGAACATGGCCAAGGTCATGTTGGCGACAGGCTTGATCGTTGCCTACGGCTATTTGATGGAGGACTTCATTGCCTGGTACGGCGAGAACGAATACGAGTTCTTCATGATGCTCGGGCCAGGTCGGCCCTTTGGGCCTTACTGGCTGTTTTACTGGGGCCTGATCGCCTGCAACATCGTGATTCCGCAACTGCTCTGGTTTCGCTTCGCCCGACGCAACGTGATCGTACTCTGGCTGATCTCGATTGTCGTGAACGTCGGCATGTGGCTCGAGCGTTTCATCATCGTCGTGACGAGCCTGAGCCAGGATTTCGTTCCCGCAAACTGGCAGCAGTACACCCCAACGTTCTGGGATTGGTCGCTCTACCTCGGAACGATCGGCGTTTTCTTCTGCCTCCTGTTCCTCTTCATCCGGGTCCTGCCTGCGATTGCGATCAGCGAGATGCAGGAACTGGCATACGAGGTGGATCATCGCAAGAGTCTTGGCAACGACGGACACGGCAAGGGCGACTCGTCGCACGCCTGA